TCTATAGAAAAGACATCAGACTTTGAGAAGCAGAATGGACTAGTACTAGCTAATTGCCATGAAAGAGAACCAGGATGAAAGATTGGCTTATAATAAACATTCAAACTAAGAAGCAATGCATGTTAAATACAATAACAAAAAATCATCAAACTGTTCCACCTACTTGTGATAGCTGAGCGTTGTGCGCGATCTTCCACTTCAATAGCCACTTGAACAAGTCCTCCATCTATTTGTGATATGCAGGGCGGGACAGGAGCATCCTAAGTCACATTTCAAATTAGACAAGTATCAAAATTCGGATGGAGCAAAGACATGAATGTAAAGAAAAGAAAATTGATGACATTGCAGAAGGCAGTTAAAATCACTACGCTCATATAGAAACATAATGCTAATTACTTGATCTAAGAACTATAACCAAAAGGCTGCTGACAAGGAGGATATGATGCCACATAAACTTGCTTGTCTATTTATTTTTTCAGAATGAATTCTATAGGAAGAGGAAGAGCCTTTATGAACAATGAAGGTTGAGAAAGTTTGTAATACCTGTGGGTTGGTTTCAGCAGCAACTGTGCTAAGAGCACCGTCAACAACAAAAATCAAAGAAGCACTGTCCAAATCTTGTTCGGAGCGATAGAAGACAAAGAGTTCACAACCAACACAGTTCATACGGAACTGCTTCTCTACTTTCCCTTCTCCCCTGCGTAACAATTTGAGTTCAAACAATAGTAGTCGAAAGAAGAAAAGGCATACATAGTTGAATCCAAAAGCATAATGAAGTACCTTTTGAGTAAAACTTTTCCGCCTTCACTAATGTTGAGCCTAGCGAGGTGTTTGTTCTTGTCCAAGACATAGGCTTTGTCCGTCTTCCGTTTGGGCATTTTCTGCAACTGGGTATCTTAAACCAAACAAGCTTCAGTTCAGCTGATTGAAGAAGTGAAGAGCAAAATCAGAGAGAGAGAGAGAGATACCAGTGATGAGGAGGTGAGATCCGCAGTGCTTGCAGTAGTAGACGAAGAGATCAGAGTCGGGTCCATCCGGAGCTGCGTCCTCGCTCGAGTACGTGTGCGTCGTCCTCTTCGGCATCCCTTCTTTCTTTCTTTCTTTCTTCACCAAATTAGTCAATCAAACAGGGTGCTCCTCTTCACCAAGGCAAAAGAGGATTTTAACGGATCAAGTCGTATTGGGCCCTACTTATGTCAACCCGGCCCATTTAAGCGTGTATAAGAACCTCAGAAACCCTAGAGGCCCCCCAGCTACGCCTTTTCTCTCTCGTCTTCACCCCGCAGCTCTCTCCTCCTCGTTTCTAAGGTAAAGCTTCAGATCCATCCCTCGCTCAATTCCTAGTCAACTCTGGTTTTGAACAATTAATCAGCACTGGTTCTTTCGTGCTTGTTTAATTATCTCTTGGTTTTACTCAATCAATTGGATCTGGTATTCCAGAGAATGTGTGTAAACACTGCAGATCGTCTCGTGTTACTAATTGATTGATGAATATTAACTTAACCTGCTTTGTTACAGGTAAATTTTAAAGAATATACCTAGCGATAGAGATGGCAGTTGCATTCCATGACATCAACTCGGCTGCTGGCCTCAAGAAATTGGACCAGTACTTGCTCACTCGCAGCTACATCACCGGCTATCAGGCGTCAAAGGATGATATCACCGTGCACGCTGCTCTCTCCAAGCCCCCATCATCTGAATATGTGAATGCATCCCGGTGGTACAACCACATTGCTGCCCTTCTTAGGATTTCGTAAGTTTTCTTCTGTGAATTTTTTTATCATATCTTTTATGACTATCCTATAAGGTTCTGAGTTAGCGACTGAATGATGTCTTGTATTGTAGGGGTGTTTCTGAAGAAGGCTGTGGTGTCACAATTGAGGGATGTGCTCCCATCACAGGGGAAGCAGTTGCCACTCCTCCCGCTGCTGATTCAAAGGCAAGTATTCAATTTCTCTTCTACTGGCTGTTAT
Above is a window of Fragaria vesca subsp. vesca linkage group LG7, FraVesHawaii_1.0, whole genome shotgun sequence DNA encoding:
- the LOC101314597 gene encoding uncharacterized protein LOC101314597, which produces MPKRTTHTYSSEDAAPDGPDSDLFVYYCKHCGSHLLITDTQLQKMPKRKTDKAYVLDKNKHLARLNISEGGKVLLKRGEGKVEKQFRMNCVGCELFVFYRSEQDLDSASLIFVVDGALSTVAAETNPQDAPVPPCISQIDGGLVQVAIEVEDRAQRSAITRVNADDVRVTVAAPAARGEANNELLEFMGKVLGLRLSQMTLQRGWNNKSKLLVVEDLSARQVYEKLLEAVQP